In a single window of the Methylococcus sp. Mc7 genome:
- a CDS encoding quinoprotein dehydrogenase-associated SoxYZ-like carrier, whose product MQAGIAPRIWLLLAGIVLSALAQAADPQDEGAWTSALRTQYFGDEPIEEGNGVIELTAPYRAEDPALVPLQITSKIPQTPEKYIRRITLIIDNNPVPFAASFDLTPASGKADLAMRVRVNSYTYVRAIAETSDGKLYMSKAFVKASGGCSAPLGADLDAAMARLGKMKFRMDGDKAALGQANAVQLLVSHPNITGLQMDQISRLIKPAHYVEEVKVSFDGTQVLTAKTDIAISADPNFRFYFVPDKAGELKAEIRDNLGKTFTASQTVAD is encoded by the coding sequence ATGCAAGCTGGAATCGCCCCGCGTATTTGGCTCCTATTGGCAGGAATCGTTCTCTCCGCCCTGGCACAGGCGGCGGACCCGCAAGACGAAGGCGCATGGACAAGCGCGCTGCGGACTCAATATTTCGGCGACGAGCCGATCGAAGAAGGCAACGGCGTCATCGAGCTGACGGCGCCCTACCGCGCCGAGGACCCCGCCCTGGTTCCGCTCCAGATCACGAGCAAGATCCCGCAGACGCCGGAGAAATACATCAGACGCATCACCCTGATCATCGACAACAATCCGGTGCCCTTCGCGGCGTCCTTCGACCTCACCCCGGCCAGCGGCAAAGCCGATCTGGCAATGCGGGTCCGCGTCAACTCCTATACCTACGTCCGCGCCATCGCCGAGACCAGCGACGGCAAGCTTTATATGAGCAAGGCCTTCGTCAAGGCCAGCGGCGGCTGTTCGGCCCCCCTGGGCGCCGACCTCGATGCCGCCATGGCGCGGCTGGGGAAGATGAAGTTCCGCATGGACGGCGACAAGGCCGCGCTGGGACAGGCCAACGCCGTCCAGCTCCTGGTCAGCCATCCGAACATCACCGGACTGCAGATGGACCAGATTTCGCGCCTGATCAAACCCGCGCATTACGTCGAGGAAGTCAAGGTGAGCTTCGACGGGACTCAGGTCCTGACCGCCAAGACGGACATCGCCATCAGCGCCGACCCCAATTTCCGCTTCTATTTCGTGCCGGACAAGGCGGGGGAACTCAAAGCGGAAATCCGCGACAACCTGGGGAAAACCTTTACCGCCAGCCAGACGGTCGCCGACTGA
- a CDS encoding substrate-binding domain-containing protein, giving the protein MMKKTGLISAGVAWLLTAAAAPAASDAFRVCADPNNPPYSDRKGGGFENKIAELFAKELGKKLVYTWFPQRMGFIRNTLKAKEPDSEEYKCDVVMGLPTGYDQAATTKPYYRSTYALVYVKKKGWDDVHSAAALDALPPERKSKLRIAMFDGSPATTWMLKHELVEQGVPYQSMTGDATVNTTQTVEKELLAGNIDMAIVWGPMAGYLVYHNKPGTFALIPMPSEEGVRFDYAMSMGVRIPDKARKEQLEALIDKKATDIEALLRKYHVPLLDKDGKLLTPAEE; this is encoded by the coding sequence ATGATGAAAAAAACAGGTCTGATTTCGGCCGGGGTTGCCTGGCTGCTCACCGCTGCGGCCGCCCCGGCGGCCAGCGACGCATTCAGGGTCTGCGCCGATCCCAACAACCCGCCGTATTCCGATCGGAAGGGCGGCGGGTTCGAGAACAAGATCGCCGAGCTGTTCGCCAAGGAACTGGGTAAGAAACTCGTCTACACTTGGTTTCCACAGCGCATGGGTTTTATCCGCAACACCTTGAAGGCCAAGGAGCCCGATTCCGAGGAATACAAGTGTGACGTGGTGATGGGCTTGCCGACGGGCTACGACCAGGCCGCCACCACCAAGCCTTACTACCGATCGACCTATGCCCTGGTCTACGTGAAGAAGAAGGGCTGGGACGACGTCCATTCCGCCGCGGCACTGGATGCCCTGCCGCCGGAGCGCAAGTCGAAACTCCGGATCGCCATGTTCGACGGCTCGCCGGCGACGACCTGGATGCTGAAGCATGAGCTGGTGGAACAGGGGGTTCCCTACCAGTCGATGACCGGAGACGCGACGGTCAACACCACCCAGACGGTGGAGAAGGAACTGCTCGCCGGCAACATAGACATGGCCATCGTGTGGGGGCCGATGGCGGGCTATCTGGTCTACCACAACAAGCCGGGAACCTTCGCACTGATTCCCATGCCATCCGAGGAAGGGGTGCGGTTCGACTACGCCATGTCGATGGGGGTGCGGATTCCCGACAAGGCGCGGAAAGAGCAGTTGGAGGCGCTCATCGACAAGAAGGCCACGGACATCGAGGCGCTGCTCAGGAAATACCACGTCCCGCTGCTGGACAAGGACGGAAAACTACTCACCCCTGCCGAGGAATAG
- a CDS encoding transporter has translation MLLVISAGVLFEGVLAHDAAAAGRQDELLKQLQEKLDQRDAIILDLQKRVALLERRGNAESEAPPQAKAEIPVATKSPPSSSTEARPETPVTKTAMANRNGTSTALEVDEEAAQRALERQLNLTGALLVPYKVLQIQPYFTYTRVERDFPTFITQDRFLIGVGNQRFTQNQYLSGVFGRLGLPFDSQLELNLPYQVVDQSVVTPAVPSANETDHTASSFGDMSVGLAKTLYHERGWLPDFVGRVTWTAPTGKWTSGNVLLGNGFNRVNGSLTFLKRQDPLAFSGTFFYQASFEANGIDPGDQYGVTLGTFLAASPETSLGLQIQQIFFTGYEIGGNSVLGNTTAALGKNQANSSIILSANTRVSRTGFFSLSGAIGLTSGAPNYFVNASLPINFDLPF, from the coding sequence TTGCTGCTGGTGATCAGCGCTGGCGTTTTGTTTGAGGGTGTCTTAGCGCATGACGCGGCGGCGGCTGGGCGGCAGGACGAGCTGCTGAAGCAGCTTCAGGAGAAGTTGGACCAACGCGACGCTATTATTCTTGATCTCCAAAAACGCGTCGCACTTCTTGAGCGACGGGGCAACGCGGAATCGGAGGCGCCTCCCCAGGCCAAGGCGGAAATTCCGGTTGCGACAAAATCACCACCATCCAGCTCCACCGAAGCCAGACCCGAGACTCCGGTAACGAAAACGGCGATGGCAAATCGCAACGGCACCTCGACTGCTTTGGAAGTAGACGAAGAGGCTGCCCAGCGGGCCTTGGAACGGCAATTAAACCTCACGGGCGCGCTACTTGTTCCTTACAAGGTTCTTCAAATCCAACCCTATTTCACTTATACCCGTGTGGAGCGCGATTTTCCAACATTTATTACCCAGGATAGATTTCTTATTGGGGTAGGAAATCAGCGCTTCACTCAGAATCAATATCTTAGTGGAGTTTTTGGGCGACTTGGCCTCCCCTTTGATTCGCAGTTGGAATTGAACCTGCCCTATCAAGTCGTAGACCAATCCGTCGTGACCCCGGCGGTTCCGTCCGCCAACGAAACCGACCATACCGCCTCATCCTTTGGAGACATGAGTGTCGGTCTGGCCAAGACTTTATACCACGAACGAGGCTGGCTGCCGGACTTTGTGGGCCGAGTGACCTGGACTGCCCCGACGGGCAAGTGGACTAGCGGAAACGTGCTTCTTGGAAATGGCTTCAATAGGGTTAACGGTTCTCTTACATTTCTCAAACGCCAGGATCCTCTCGCCTTTTCCGGAACATTCTTCTACCAGGCCTCCTTTGAGGCGAATGGCATTGATCCGGGGGATCAATATGGAGTTACGCTGGGGACCTTCCTGGCCGCCAGCCCAGAAACGTCCCTGGGCCTGCAGATACAGCAAATATTCTTCACAGGATATGAGATTGGTGGGAATTCCGTGCTAGGGAATACCACCGCCGCGCTAGGAAAGAATCAAGCCAACAGCTCGATTATCCTTAGCGCAAACACCCGCGTCAGCAGGACCGGCTTTTTTAGCTTATCCGGCGCGATCGGCTTAACAAGCGGCGCCCCGAATTATTTTGTTAACGCGTCGCTTCCAATTAATTTCGACTTGCCATTCTAG
- a CDS encoding methanol/ethanol family PQQ-dependent dehydrogenase, whose protein sequence is MKKPVKSWLIASSIASLLAVPGVSFANAEVEALTKDPKNFATWGGDYAGTRYSTLDQINFKNAKHLQPVWTFSTGMLRGHEGGPLVVNDVIYIHTGYPHKVYALDQATQSVIWEYVYAPDKGTDQSQVISVMCCDVVNRGLAYGDGKVFLAQGDATLVALDAKTGKIVWKVKNGDPKTGMTATNAPLVVKDKVLTGISGGEFGVRGFLAAYNIKDGTLAWKKYSMGPDDEVGLDPEHTMTWTDGKMAPVGKDSSLKTWQGDQWKIGGGTTWGWYSYDPDLNLVYYGSGNPSTWNPVQRPGDNKWSMTIWARDADTGEAKWVYQMTPHDEWDYDGINEMMLVDQEMTAKDGSKHSKLLTHFDRNGFGYTLDRVTGELLVAEKFDKAVNWATHVDMKTGRPQVNPKYSTQHGGVDVDTKGICPSAMGAKNEPPVTYSPRTKLIYIPGNHTCMNYEPFEVEYTAGQPYVGATLNIFPAKANVKTGEKESSNHMGSFTAWDPTTGTIVWQIDEPFSLWSGMVSTAGDIVIYGTLEGYLKVRDAKTGEELYRFKTPSGIIGNVSTWTYNGKQYLGVLSGIGGWAGVGMAAGLEGDTEGLGAVGAYKGLSSHTKLGGVFTVFTLP, encoded by the coding sequence ATGAAAAAACCCGTGAAAAGCTGGCTCATCGCAAGTTCCATAGCATCGTTGCTGGCAGTACCCGGGGTCTCTTTCGCGAACGCCGAAGTGGAAGCACTCACCAAGGATCCGAAGAACTTTGCGACTTGGGGTGGCGACTACGCGGGCACGCGTTACAGCACGCTGGACCAGATCAACTTCAAGAACGCCAAGCACCTGCAGCCGGTCTGGACGTTCTCCACCGGTATGCTGCGCGGCCATGAAGGCGGTCCGCTCGTCGTCAACGACGTGATCTACATTCACACCGGGTATCCCCACAAGGTCTATGCCTTGGATCAGGCGACCCAGTCCGTGATCTGGGAATACGTCTACGCCCCCGACAAGGGCACCGATCAGTCTCAGGTCATCTCCGTGATGTGCTGCGACGTCGTCAACCGCGGTCTGGCGTACGGCGACGGCAAGGTCTTCCTGGCCCAAGGCGACGCCACCCTGGTGGCCCTCGACGCCAAGACCGGCAAGATCGTCTGGAAAGTCAAGAACGGCGATCCGAAGACCGGCATGACCGCCACCAACGCCCCCCTGGTCGTCAAGGACAAGGTCCTGACGGGCATCTCCGGCGGTGAATTCGGCGTGCGCGGCTTCCTGGCTGCTTACAACATCAAGGACGGCACCTTGGCGTGGAAGAAGTACAGCATGGGCCCGGACGACGAAGTCGGCCTGGATCCCGAGCACACCATGACCTGGACCGACGGCAAGATGGCTCCGGTCGGCAAGGATTCCTCGCTGAAGACCTGGCAGGGCGACCAGTGGAAGATCGGCGGCGGCACCACCTGGGGCTGGTACAGCTACGATCCGGACCTGAACCTGGTCTACTACGGTTCGGGCAACCCGAGCACCTGGAACCCGGTGCAGCGCCCCGGCGACAACAAGTGGTCGATGACCATCTGGGCCCGCGACGCCGATACCGGCGAAGCCAAGTGGGTCTACCAGATGACCCCGCACGACGAATGGGACTATGACGGCATCAACGAAATGATGCTGGTCGACCAGGAAATGACCGCGAAGGACGGTTCCAAGCACTCCAAGCTGCTGACCCACTTCGACCGTAACGGCTTCGGCTACACCCTGGACCGCGTCACCGGCGAGCTGCTGGTGGCCGAGAAGTTCGACAAGGCCGTCAACTGGGCGACTCACGTCGACATGAAGACCGGCCGTCCGCAGGTCAATCCGAAGTATTCCACCCAGCACGGCGGTGTGGATGTCGACACCAAAGGCATCTGCCCCTCCGCAATGGGCGCCAAGAACGAGCCGCCGGTGACCTATTCGCCGCGGACCAAGCTCATCTACATTCCGGGTAACCATACCTGCATGAACTATGAGCCGTTCGAGGTCGAATACACCGCGGGCCAGCCGTATGTCGGCGCTACGCTGAACATCTTCCCGGCCAAGGCCAACGTGAAGACCGGCGAGAAGGAGTCGAGCAACCACATGGGTTCCTTCACCGCCTGGGATCCGACGACCGGTACCATCGTCTGGCAGATCGACGAGCCGTTCTCGCTGTGGAGCGGCATGGTTTCGACCGCTGGCGACATCGTGATCTACGGCACCCTGGAAGGCTATCTGAAGGTGCGTGACGCCAAGACCGGCGAAGAACTGTACCGGTTCAAGACGCCGTCGGGCATCATCGGCAACGTCAGCACCTGGACCTACAACGGCAAGCAGTACCTCGGCGTGCTGTCCGGCATCGGCGGCTGGGCCGGTGTGGGCATGGCGGCCGGCCTGGAAGGCGACACCGAAGGCCTGGGCGCGGTGGGCGCCTACAAGGGCCTGAGCAGCCACACCAAGCTGGGCGGCGTGTTCACGGTGTTCACTCTGCCGTAA
- the lysS gene encoding lysine--tRNA ligase: MSELQDENKLIALRREKLAELRQAGIAFPNDFRRDGVAAELHARYGEETAEALEEIAASVKLAGRLMGKRIMGKASFAHIQDMSGRIQIFLQRDALAEGVYEDFKGWDIGDVIGVEGTVFRTKTGELSVKAAGIRLLTKSLRPLPEKFHGLTDAETCYRQRYVDLIMNEDSRRVFQLRSAIVRYIREFLSERGFIEAETPMMQVIPGGARAKPFVTHHNALGLDLYLRIAPELYLKRLVVGGFEKVFEINRSFRNEGLSTRHNPEFTMIEFYQAYADYRDLMDLTEALMRGIAQSLLGGAVVTHQGKDYDLGQPFRRMTVLESILHYNPDIRAEELAERESAARIAARLGIPVAAGDGLGKIQTEIFEQTVEDRLDEPTFITAYPAEVSPLARRNDENPFITDRFEFFVGGRELANGFSELNDPEDQAERFRKQVEDKAAGDEEAMHYDADYIRALEYGLPPTAGEGIGIDRLVMFFTDSPSIRDVILFPHMRPE; encoded by the coding sequence ATGAGCGAACTGCAAGACGAAAACAAACTGATCGCGCTGCGCCGCGAAAAGCTCGCCGAGCTGCGGCAAGCCGGCATCGCCTTCCCCAACGACTTCCGCCGCGACGGCGTGGCCGCCGAACTGCATGCACGCTACGGGGAGGAAACGGCGGAAGCGCTGGAGGAAATCGCCGCTTCGGTCAAGCTGGCCGGCCGCCTGATGGGCAAGCGCATCATGGGCAAGGCCAGCTTCGCCCACATCCAGGACATGTCCGGCCGCATCCAGATATTCCTGCAGCGCGATGCGCTGGCCGAAGGCGTCTACGAGGATTTCAAGGGCTGGGACATCGGCGACGTGATCGGCGTGGAAGGCACGGTGTTCCGCACCAAGACCGGCGAACTGTCGGTGAAGGCCGCCGGCATCCGCCTCCTCACCAAGTCGCTGCGCCCGCTGCCCGAGAAGTTCCACGGCCTGACCGATGCCGAGACCTGCTACCGCCAGCGCTACGTGGACCTCATCATGAACGAGGACTCGCGCCGGGTGTTCCAGTTGCGCAGCGCCATCGTGCGCTACATCCGCGAATTCCTGAGCGAGCGCGGCTTCATCGAGGCGGAGACGCCGATGATGCAGGTGATCCCCGGCGGCGCCCGCGCCAAGCCCTTCGTCACCCATCACAACGCCTTGGGGCTGGACCTGTACCTGCGCATCGCCCCGGAGCTCTACCTCAAGCGGCTGGTGGTGGGCGGCTTCGAGAAGGTGTTCGAGATCAACCGCAGCTTCCGCAACGAGGGGCTATCCACCCGGCACAACCCCGAATTCACGATGATCGAGTTCTATCAGGCCTATGCCGATTACCGGGACCTGATGGACCTGACCGAAGCGCTGATGCGGGGGATTGCGCAGAGCCTGCTGGGCGGCGCCGTCGTGACCCATCAGGGCAAGGATTACGACCTGGGACAGCCGTTCCGGCGTATGACGGTGCTGGAATCGATCCTCCACTACAACCCGGACATCCGGGCGGAAGAGCTGGCCGAGCGCGAAAGCGCCGCCAGGATCGCGGCCCGGTTGGGCATCCCGGTCGCCGCGGGCGACGGGCTCGGCAAGATCCAGACCGAGATCTTCGAGCAGACCGTGGAAGACCGGCTGGACGAGCCGACCTTCATCACCGCCTACCCGGCCGAGGTGTCTCCCTTGGCGCGGCGCAACGACGAGAATCCGTTCATCACCGACCGCTTCGAGTTCTTCGTGGGCGGACGCGAGCTGGCCAACGGCTTTTCCGAGCTCAACGATCCGGAAGACCAGGCCGAGCGGTTCCGGAAGCAGGTGGAGGACAAGGCCGCCGGCGACGAGGAGGCCATGCACTACGATGCCGACTACATCCGCGCCCTGGAATACGGCCTGCCGCCCACCGCTGGCGAAGGCATCGGCATCGACCGCCTGGTGATGTTCTTCACCGACTCGCCCTCCATCCGCGACGTCATCCTGTTCCCGCACATGCGGCCGGAATGA
- a CDS encoding C39 family peptidase → MNNALRSAPFFLAVFAFALLPATPTMGDQARTVHSLLEMRQANVVVQQWDISCGAAALTTLLNYQHGESLTEKQVATGLMRRAEYIKNPDIVRIREGFSLLDLKRFVDTLKYTGVGLGQLTLKNLLNEAPIIVPVSMIGYNHFVIFRGILGNRVLLADPAWGNRTMLVDKFESSWIDYPKLGHVGFVVRRKDGTKPPNRLAPKANEFLVLG, encoded by the coding sequence ATGAATAATGCATTACGCTCCGCACCTTTCTTCCTTGCCGTCTTCGCGTTTGCCTTATTGCCAGCAACACCAACGATGGGCGATCAGGCAAGAACCGTCCATTCCCTTTTGGAAATGCGCCAAGCCAACGTCGTCGTGCAGCAATGGGACATAAGTTGCGGCGCCGCCGCGCTCACAACCTTATTGAATTATCAGCATGGTGAGTCCTTGACAGAAAAACAGGTCGCCACCGGACTGATGCGCCGAGCGGAATACATTAAGAACCCGGACATTGTCCGCATAAGAGAGGGGTTCTCTCTGTTGGATCTCAAACGATTTGTGGACACGCTCAAATATACCGGAGTTGGTTTGGGTCAATTGACACTAAAGAACCTCCTCAATGAGGCCCCCATTATTGTTCCGGTCAGCATGATCGGCTACAACCATTTTGTGATTTTTAGAGGGATCCTGGGAAATCGCGTGCTGCTGGCGGATCCGGCCTGGGGCAATCGCACTATGCTCGTGGACAAATTCGAATCCAGTTGGATCGACTATCCCAAACTTGGTCACGTAGGTTTCGTTGTACGGCGCAAGGATGGGACAAAACCACCAAATCGTTTGGCACCCAAGGCGAACGAATTTCTCGTTTTAGGCTGA
- a CDS encoding quinoprotein relay system zinc metallohydrolase 2 gives MPPRFARTAGAAICGLWWGLAAARPDLDLREVAQGIFVHQGRHELPDTHNRGEIANIGFIAGERCVAVVDSGGSPEQGRALKAAIAARTPLPVCYVINTHVHPDHIYGNRAFKAPGVSFIGHHKLAQAMATRAPYYIEKAARDLGYTLTAEDFVPPDRPVRERMELDLGNRTLSLTAHGPAHTDNDLSVYDAKTGTLWAADLLFMGHLPVVDGSLTGWLKEIDHLKAVPARLAVPGHGPAVSDWPQAIAAEERYLNGLATEVRAAIKQHRTMEQAMESVGTSMRGEWRLFDEFNKRNVSTAFAALEWEDD, from the coding sequence GTGCCCCCCCGTTTCGCCCGAACCGCCGGAGCGGCCATCTGCGGCCTCTGGTGGGGCTTGGCCGCCGCCCGGCCGGACCTCGATCTGCGTGAAGTCGCGCAAGGCATTTTCGTCCATCAGGGCCGGCACGAGCTGCCCGACACGCACAACCGGGGGGAAATCGCCAACATCGGCTTCATCGCGGGCGAACGCTGCGTCGCCGTGGTCGACAGCGGCGGAAGCCCCGAACAGGGCCGGGCGCTGAAAGCCGCGATCGCCGCCCGCACCCCGCTGCCCGTGTGTTACGTGATCAACACCCACGTCCACCCCGACCATATTTACGGCAACCGCGCCTTCAAGGCGCCCGGCGTATCGTTCATCGGCCATCACAAGCTCGCTCAGGCGATGGCGACGCGGGCGCCGTACTACATCGAAAAGGCTGCACGGGACCTGGGCTACACGCTGACCGCCGAGGACTTCGTGCCGCCGGACCGGCCGGTGCGGGAAAGGATGGAACTCGACCTCGGCAACCGAACGCTCAGTCTCACCGCCCATGGCCCCGCGCATACCGACAACGACCTGAGCGTCTATGATGCCAAGACCGGGACGTTATGGGCGGCCGACCTCCTGTTCATGGGGCACCTGCCGGTGGTGGACGGCAGCCTGACCGGCTGGCTGAAGGAGATCGACCACCTCAAAGCCGTGCCGGCCAGACTGGCCGTCCCCGGCCACGGCCCGGCGGTCAGCGACTGGCCCCAGGCCATCGCCGCCGAGGAGCGCTATCTCAACGGTCTCGCGACCGAGGTCCGCGCCGCGATCAAACAGCACAGGACGATGGAACAGGCCATGGAAAGCGTGGGGACTTCGATGCGGGGCGAGTGGCGACTGTTCGACGAATTCAACAAGAGGAACGTCTCCACGGCGTTCGCCGCGCTGGAATGGGAAGACGACTAA
- the prfB gene encoding peptide chain release factor 2 (programmed frameshift), with protein sequence MRELNPLYIQIKDLKSRQDALRGYLDFDTKQERLTEVLRELEDPKIWDNPERAQALGKERTQLEGVVNRLNEIAAGVGDAEELLQLAVEEDDEESVESVASDLAHYESVIAEMEFRRMFSGEMDPNSAFLDIQAGSGGTEAQDWAQMLERMYLRWGERKGFKTELVEESPGEVAGIKSATIRFEGEYAYGWLRTETGVHRLVRKSPFDSGNRRHTSFSSVFVSPEIDDNIDIDINPADLRTDVYRASGAGGQHVNRTESAVRITHVPTGIVVQCQNQRSQHANRDWCMKQLRAKLYELEIQKRNTEKQKLEDSKSDIGWGSQIRSYVLDQSRIKDLRTNVETGNPQAVLDGDLDLFIEASLKSGL encoded by the exons ATGCGCGAACTCAATCCTCTCTACATTCAGATCAAAGACCTGAAGAGCCGTCAGGATGCTCTTAGGGGGTATCTT GACTTCGACACCAAACAGGAACGCCTGACCGAAGTCCTGCGCGAATTGGAAGACCCGAAGATCTGGGACAACCCGGAACGCGCCCAGGCGCTCGGCAAGGAACGAACCCAACTGGAAGGCGTGGTCAACCGGCTGAACGAGATTGCGGCCGGCGTCGGCGATGCGGAGGAACTGCTCCAGCTCGCGGTCGAGGAAGACGACGAGGAGAGCGTCGAATCGGTCGCCTCCGACTTGGCGCACTATGAAAGCGTCATCGCCGAAATGGAATTCCGCCGCATGTTCTCCGGCGAAATGGACCCCAACAGCGCGTTCCTGGACATCCAGGCCGGTTCCGGCGGCACCGAGGCCCAGGACTGGGCCCAGATGCTGGAGCGCATGTACCTGCGCTGGGGCGAGCGCAAAGGCTTCAAGACCGAACTGGTGGAAGAGTCGCCGGGCGAAGTCGCCGGCATCAAGAGCGCGACCATCCGCTTCGAAGGCGAATACGCCTACGGCTGGCTGCGCACCGAAACCGGCGTCCACCGGCTGGTGCGGAAATCGCCTTTCGACTCGGGCAACCGCCGGCATACTTCTTTTTCCTCCGTCTTCGTCTCGCCCGAGATCGACGACAACATCGACATCGACATCAATCCGGCCGATCTGCGCACCGACGTCTACCGCGCCAGCGGCGCCGGCGGGCAGCACGTCAACCGGACCGAATCGGCGGTGCGCATCACCCATGTCCCGACCGGCATCGTGGTGCAGTGTCAGAACCAGCGCTCCCAGCACGCCAATCGCGACTGGTGCATGAAGCAGTTGCGCGCCAAGCTCTACGAGCTGGAGATACAGAAGCGCAACACCGAGAAGCAGAAACTGGAAGACTCCAAGTCCGACATCGGCTGGGGCAGCCAGATCCGCTCCTACGTGCTGGACCAGTCCCGCATCAAGGACCTGCGCACCAACGTGGAAACCGGCAACCCCCAGGCGGTGCTCGACGGCGACCTGGACCTGTTCATCGAAGCCAGCCTGAAGAGCGGCCTGTAA